The following are encoded together in the Roseivirga misakiensis genome:
- a CDS encoding SGNH/GDSL hydrolase family protein, translating into MGESTMAGVGVKTQAEGIPGAIANELSRLMQASVHWRVLAKSGYTAKTLNQKLVPKIDETPDIIAISLGGNDAFTLNSPKKWQNDIQFLINNLRARFPDTPIAFMNMPIIKEFPAFTPTIRFVVGGLVELLGDALAKVVAQNKGVYFSSEIMDLVIWSKRYNVKEDKSAFFSDGVHPAKLTYQVWGKDFARFIHREIEIAR; encoded by the coding sequence ATGGGTGAAAGTACGATGGCCGGTGTGGGGGTTAAAACACAGGCAGAAGGCATTCCTGGGGCTATAGCCAATGAACTTTCTAGGCTTATGCAAGCAAGTGTTCACTGGCGTGTTTTAGCCAAAAGTGGTTACACCGCTAAAACGCTTAACCAAAAGCTCGTCCCAAAAATTGACGAAACACCAGATATTATAGCCATTAGTTTGGGCGGCAATGATGCGTTTACGCTGAATAGCCCTAAAAAATGGCAAAATGATATTCAATTTCTGATCAATAATCTCAGAGCACGATTTCCTGATACACCAATTGCTTTTATGAATATGCCGATCATAAAAGAGTTTCCAGCTTTTACACCAACAATCAGGTTTGTAGTAGGGGGCTTAGTGGAACTTTTAGGGGATGCGTTGGCCAAGGTTGTCGCTCAAAACAAAGGAGTTTACTTTTCATCGGAGATCATGGATTTAGTAATATGGTCCAAGCGATACAATGTAAAAGAAGATAAATCAGCCTTTTTTAGTGATGGCGTGCATCCGGCCAAACTTACCTACCAAGTCTGGGGAAAAGATTTTGCCCGATTTATACATCGTGAAATTGAGATAGCACGGTGA
- a CDS encoding DUF6090 family protein gives MLNFLRKLRQKNVKGKYVKYALGEIFLVVIGILIALSINGLNQRLKNKNTYERMVTNLVSEFSANLEQIETVKRNQKASLQASNQLIHLMSQPAVYEIDSLTKWIGYLGNLWSYDAQNGVLKNVMSSGDIHLLKSDSLKNLMFGWEGLTNDLKEEQTRLNDDFVRVNTLLEKYIQIGDAIYYYRDRFPKSSFKSDFSGLLRDPTFEDMLFNKGIYLLDQLEELETLRKRNILIVKFLKKEN, from the coding sequence ATGCTCAACTTCCTTAGAAAACTCAGACAGAAAAACGTGAAGGGGAAATACGTAAAGTATGCTTTGGGGGAGATTTTCTTGGTTGTAATAGGCATTCTCATAGCACTTTCAATTAACGGACTTAATCAACGTCTAAAAAATAAAAACACTTACGAGAGAATGGTTACTAATTTAGTTTCCGAATTCAGTGCAAACCTAGAACAAATAGAGACTGTTAAGCGCAATCAAAAAGCCTCGTTGCAGGCATCTAATCAATTGATTCACTTAATGTCACAACCTGCTGTTTATGAGATAGATTCCCTTACCAAATGGATAGGATATTTAGGAAACCTATGGTCTTATGACGCCCAAAATGGCGTACTGAAAAATGTAATGTCTTCGGGGGATATTCATTTACTAAAGAGCGACTCACTAAAAAACCTGATGTTTGGTTGGGAAGGATTGACAAATGATCTTAAAGAGGAACAAACAAGGCTAAATGATGATTTTGTGCGAGTAAACACGCTCTTAGAAAAATACATACAAATCGGTGACGCCATTTATTATTACAGAGATCGTTTTCCCAAAAGTAGTTTCAAGTCTGATTTCAGTGGTCTATTGAGAGACCCAACTTTTGAAGACATGCTATTCAACAAGGGCATTTATCTTTTAGATCAGTTAGAGGAACTGGAAACCCTGCGCAAAAGAAATATTCTGATCGTTAAATTCTTGAAAAAAGAAAACTAG
- a CDS encoding LytR/AlgR family response regulator transcription factor, which yields MTHKQKTLYQQLVFWTVFWFIQSLLFSGGKDLEFYLAKNIVIVGLQAIISYLNWHLLLRLIAAKRYLIYALLSVSLVYLIFSFAFTLIDKTLSLIYPTIGQSLSYKFQWVTSFWSILSGSAPYSIALLGSTVFWLIKENNSLKEVDSGALPTDHKNEEDNENTLMLKEGKVIHRLPLEEILFVQGMKEYVRWHTKDKKLITLHTLANLEDQLGNKGFLRTHKSFIVNTKCVNAIRYDSLEIPGTRIPIGRSYRSRVQDCFQSEI from the coding sequence ATGACTCATAAGCAGAAGACACTTTATCAACAACTAGTCTTTTGGACTGTTTTTTGGTTCATACAATCCTTACTTTTCAGTGGAGGAAAAGATCTAGAATTTTACCTCGCTAAAAACATAGTCATCGTTGGGCTACAAGCCATCATCAGTTACTTGAATTGGCACCTTTTATTAAGACTTATCGCTGCGAAAAGGTACCTGATTTATGCGCTCCTTTCAGTTAGTCTGGTTTATCTTATTTTTTCCTTCGCCTTTACATTAATTGATAAAACACTCTCATTGATATACCCAACCATAGGACAATCCCTGTCTTATAAATTTCAATGGGTCACATCATTTTGGTCCATTCTATCTGGCTCAGCACCATATTCCATAGCCTTACTCGGCAGTACCGTATTCTGGTTAATTAAAGAGAATAATAGTTTAAAAGAAGTAGATTCAGGCGCGCTCCCAACCGATCATAAGAACGAGGAAGACAATGAAAACACACTAATGCTAAAAGAGGGAAAAGTCATTCATAGACTACCTCTCGAAGAAATCCTCTTTGTGCAAGGAATGAAAGAGTATGTGCGTTGGCATACCAAAGACAAGAAGCTCATCACGCTCCACACCTTGGCTAACCTAGAAGATCAGCTAGGAAATAAAGGTTTTTTAAGAACACATAAATCCTTCATTGTTAATACAAAGTGTGTCAATGCTATTCGGTATGACTCATTAGAAATTCCAGGCACAAGGATTCCGATAGGCCGAAGTTATCGGAGTAGAGTCCAAGATTGTTTTCAATCCGAAATCTAG
- a CDS encoding fasciclin domain-containing protein — MKLDNQFRLLGLCIAVLVSVLFQGCDNSEETAPEDSTQDNVGTLIMQSQAFSEFASLINIADSEIPVGELGVLEMLNQSSNNEQITVFAPSDAVFEALAIEWSSPNFQASIADVINEFTHSGQPAKTRDFLLGHIFRATESYSSSRFQPDLSFESEKGIRWRMIASEVSNSGFGFVLENSSANANPYFIYETDVLTGNNGVVHAALVN, encoded by the coding sequence ATGAAACTTGACAATCAATTCCGGCTTTTAGGCCTATGTATTGCCGTTTTAGTAAGCGTGCTATTCCAAGGTTGCGACAATTCTGAAGAAACGGCCCCAGAAGATTCTACCCAAGACAACGTTGGTACTTTAATCATGCAATCACAAGCATTCAGTGAGTTTGCAAGTCTAATTAACATCGCAGATAGTGAAATCCCAGTGGGCGAATTGGGTGTACTCGAGATGCTCAACCAATCTAGCAACAATGAACAAATTACAGTTTTTGCCCCATCAGATGCCGTATTTGAAGCATTGGCCATTGAATGGAGTTCACCCAACTTTCAAGCGAGCATTGCCGATGTAATTAATGAATTTACACATAGCGGACAGCCAGCTAAAACCCGTGACTTTCTACTAGGACATATCTTTAGAGCTACAGAAAGCTATTCCTCATCTCGTTTTCAACCAGACTTATCTTTTGAAAGCGAAAAAGGCATTCGTTGGCGCATGATCGCTTCTGAGGTCTCTAATTCCGGTTTCGGATTTGTATTAGAGAATAGCTCAGCCAATGCCAATCCCTATTTCATTTACGAAACTGATGTCCTTACAGGAAACAATGGTGTAGTACATGCAGCTTTAGTCAACTAA
- a CDS encoding ceramidase domain-containing protein codes for MIFGPDQITDGGPWYAETHITDNLIVEPWNAFSSLAIAAPAIYFLWKIRKNPKEYAFLLACIPFLFLNGIGSTLFHGLRTSRVFLLMDFLPALILTLMITIYFWSRVLPKWWMSVGVIVPIFLLRFGVIDLIPGQGGINTSYMISGAAFLVPVFLILRKYQFKKSWDIILGALCFVLAIYFRQVDKDFTETIAIGTHFLWHIFSGIGAFLLADYLYFIRKNELAAQTS; via the coding sequence ATGATTTTTGGACCTGACCAAATTACTGATGGTGGCCCCTGGTATGCTGAAACTCACATCACGGACAACCTAATCGTTGAACCGTGGAATGCGTTTTCTTCCTTGGCCATCGCAGCACCAGCCATTTACTTTCTGTGGAAAATTCGAAAGAATCCAAAAGAGTATGCCTTCCTGTTGGCTTGTATCCCATTCTTATTTCTAAACGGAATCGGTAGCACACTATTCCATGGGCTTAGAACTTCCCGGGTTTTCCTTTTGATGGATTTTCTACCCGCTTTAATTCTAACATTAATGATCACGATCTATTTCTGGTCACGAGTATTGCCAAAATGGTGGATGAGTGTAGGTGTTATTGTTCCAATATTTTTGCTTCGGTTTGGTGTTATAGATCTAATTCCAGGACAAGGGGGCATTAATACTTCCTATATGATCAGTGGAGCAGCTTTTTTGGTGCCAGTTTTTCTCATCCTTCGAAAATATCAGTTCAAGAAATCTTGGGATATAATCTTAGGTGCCCTATGTTTCGTATTAGCCATTTATTTTAGACAAGTAGACAAAGATTTTACGGAGACGATTGCCATCGGCACACACTTTTTGTGGCATATTTTCTCTGGAATCGGCGCTTTTCTCTTAGCAGATTATCTTTATTTTATTCGAAAAAATGAGCTTGCGGCACAAACCAGCTGA
- a CDS encoding glutamate synthase-related protein — MQKPVVVANFLALKQREPSHALVSKTDLVVIRYGDEVSVLYGRCLHRGALLSDGHVDGDNLICGLHNWDYRIDTGVSEYNNSEVLNKFDAVVKDDEVLIDENEVLEFEVANPPAFNRDEYLGEYADTHPEATEPYTRYIKELAQNGLKNWGHHGPTEAMGVDRTTLPKWEDIQFLPAQLSRRPLLDNESVGSKTIIGLNAKKPLELDIPIFVSDMSFGALSKEAKVALSVGAEMAGTGICSGEGGMLPDEQESNSRYFYELASAQFGFSWDKLEKVQAFHFKGGQGAKTGTGGHLPGHKVTKEIAEVRGLNEGESAISPATFPDFHGVQDFKDFTEKVREVTGGIPVGFKISAARIEDDIDFALEVGVDYIILDGRGGGTGAAPTILRDNINVPTIPALARARKHLDDKKAHGVSLIITGGLRVAEDFAKAMMMGADAIAVSNSALQAIGCLGMRACNTNNCPVGIATQKENLRQRLIIQSSAKQLNNYFEATNDLMKVVARSCGHDDFTKFNASDLSTFNWDIHKLTGIPYAGVNP; from the coding sequence ATGCAGAAGCCTGTCGTAGTTGCCAATTTTTTAGCCTTAAAACAAAGAGAACCTAGCCATGCCCTAGTTTCAAAAACCGACCTTGTAGTGATAAGATACGGAGATGAAGTATCCGTTCTCTATGGAAGGTGCCTTCACCGTGGCGCTTTACTTTCTGATGGCCATGTGGATGGGGATAATTTAATTTGCGGACTGCACAACTGGGACTATAGAATTGATACCGGAGTAAGTGAATACAACAATAGCGAGGTGCTCAATAAATTTGATGCTGTTGTAAAAGATGATGAAGTGCTTATCGATGAAAATGAAGTGCTTGAATTTGAGGTTGCCAACCCTCCTGCATTTAATCGTGATGAATATTTAGGCGAATATGCCGATACTCATCCTGAAGCTACTGAACCCTATACACGGTATATCAAGGAACTTGCTCAAAACGGCTTAAAAAATTGGGGGCATCATGGCCCGACAGAAGCCATGGGCGTCGATAGGACAACCCTTCCTAAATGGGAAGATATTCAGTTTTTACCTGCCCAGTTATCAAGAAGGCCGTTATTGGATAACGAATCAGTTGGTTCCAAAACGATAATTGGTCTTAATGCCAAGAAACCGCTTGAACTGGACATTCCAATCTTTGTTTCGGATATGTCATTCGGAGCCTTGTCAAAAGAGGCGAAAGTGGCTTTATCTGTAGGCGCTGAAATGGCTGGAACAGGTATCTGTTCAGGTGAAGGTGGCATGTTACCAGATGAACAAGAAAGCAATTCGCGGTATTTCTATGAATTAGCATCTGCGCAATTTGGATTCTCTTGGGATAAGCTAGAAAAAGTTCAGGCATTTCATTTTAAAGGAGGTCAGGGAGCCAAAACTGGTACTGGAGGTCATTTACCAGGGCATAAGGTGACTAAAGAAATCGCTGAAGTCAGGGGTTTAAACGAAGGTGAATCCGCTATCTCTCCAGCTACTTTCCCAGATTTTCACGGTGTCCAAGATTTCAAAGACTTTACGGAAAAAGTAAGAGAGGTAACTGGTGGCATTCCAGTTGGCTTTAAAATTTCTGCGGCGCGAATTGAAGATGACATCGATTTTGCGTTGGAGGTAGGAGTAGATTACATCATCCTTGATGGACGCGGTGGTGGAACTGGCGCAGCACCAACAATCCTTAGAGACAATATCAATGTGCCAACAATACCAGCCCTTGCTCGTGCGCGAAAGCATTTAGACGATAAGAAGGCACACGGAGTGAGCCTAATTATCACAGGTGGTTTAAGAGTAGCAGAAGACTTTGCCAAGGCCATGATGATGGGAGCAGATGCCATAGCAGTATCCAATTCTGCCTTACAAGCCATCGGATGTTTGGGCATGCGCGCTTGTAATACGAATAATTGCCCTGTAGGAATTGCCACACAAAAAGAGAATTTGAGGCAGCGATTAATCATTCAATCCTCGGCCAAACAATTGAATAATTATTTCGAGGCTACCAACGATTTAATGAAAGTGGTAGCGCGGTCTTGCGGACACGATGATTTTACGAAATTTAATGCGTCTGACCTGAGCACTTTCAACTGGGATATCCATAAATTGACAGGCATACCCTATGCAGGGGTAAATCCTTAA
- a CDS encoding NAD(P)-dependent malic enzyme: protein MEDIYKRSVALHEEMQGKIEVTNKIAVDNTDTLSLVYSPGVAQPCLEIEKDPDKAYDLTMKGNTIAVVTNGTAVLGLGDIGPLASLPVMEGKAMLFKKFAGINAVPICIESNNTRHIIETITRIAPSFGGVNLEDIKAPESFEIEEKLQGLGIPVFHDDQHGTAIVTLAALVNAAKVKNMKLSDMKVVINGAGAAGIAIAKLLRCFDIDSELCVSVKQLIVCDSKGAIHRFRHDLNKAKTELLKYSNFDDVKGDIHDVIKGADVFIGVSKGNLLTQVDIKNMAPDPVIFAMANPTPEIIPEECFLAGASIVGTGRSDYPNQINNVLAFPGIFKGALAARAATISTEMKLAAAYAIARYIENPTKEMVIPSALDTSLAHVVADAVEQAVYHEREMEKKISAAEAGDSND, encoded by the coding sequence ATGGAAGATATATATAAGAGATCAGTAGCCCTACACGAAGAAATGCAGGGCAAAATTGAGGTCACTAATAAAATTGCTGTGGACAACACAGACACTTTGTCTCTGGTCTACTCGCCAGGCGTGGCCCAGCCATGTTTAGAGATTGAGAAAGACCCCGACAAAGCGTATGACTTAACCATGAAAGGCAACACGATTGCCGTGGTAACTAACGGAACAGCCGTTTTGGGTCTTGGAGATATCGGCCCATTAGCTTCGCTCCCAGTAATGGAAGGAAAGGCAATGCTCTTTAAAAAGTTTGCTGGTATTAACGCCGTCCCTATTTGTATCGAAAGCAACAATACACGTCATATCATCGAGACCATCACCCGAATAGCTCCATCGTTCGGCGGCGTAAACCTAGAAGACATTAAAGCTCCTGAAAGCTTTGAAATTGAAGAGAAACTTCAAGGCCTGGGCATACCAGTATTCCACGACGATCAGCATGGTACAGCCATTGTTACACTAGCAGCCCTTGTGAACGCTGCTAAAGTAAAAAACATGAAGCTCAGCGATATGAAGGTCGTCATTAATGGCGCTGGTGCGGCAGGTATAGCCATCGCTAAGCTGCTGAGATGTTTTGACATCGATTCTGAGCTTTGTGTGTCCGTTAAACAATTAATCGTTTGTGATAGTAAAGGTGCCATTCACAGGTTCCGACATGATCTAAACAAAGCAAAAACTGAGCTACTGAAATACTCGAACTTCGATGATGTGAAAGGTGATATCCATGATGTAATTAAAGGAGCGGATGTCTTTATCGGAGTGAGTAAAGGAAACCTTTTAACTCAAGTAGATATTAAAAACATGGCTCCTGACCCGGTCATCTTTGCTATGGCCAACCCGACGCCAGAAATTATTCCCGAAGAATGCTTCTTGGCTGGTGCTTCAATTGTTGGAACAGGTCGAAGCGATTACCCAAATCAAATTAATAACGTTTTGGCCTTCCCTGGCATCTTCAAAGGCGCTTTGGCGGCAAGAGCTGCTACCATTAGCACTGAAATGAAGTTAGCAGCGGCTTACGCAATCGCTCGATATATTGAAAACCCAACCAAGGAAATGGTTATCCCTTCGGCATTAGACACGTCTTTAGCTCACGTAGTTGCAGATGCAGTGGAACAAGCTGTATACCACGAAAGGGAAATGGAAAAGAAAATTTCAGCTGCAGAAGCTGGCGATAGTAATGACTGA
- a CDS encoding Rieske 2Fe-2S domain-containing protein, whose protein sequence is MSVNYAGILWNKQKKIYDTILFVFVLGYLGLYIVFTGLYNPELTAETMIIRATATLALLLLHIILAIGPLARLNSKFLPLLYNRRHLGVTMFLVALVHGVFSIMQFHSLGSKNPLISLFTSNGSYNSLVEFPFQVLGFFALMILFLMAATSHDFWLKNLSPKVWKGLHMMVYLAYALIIMHVMLGVVQLESSPFIYGGLMLGLMIIIALHFGSSIKSGRGLALTSKGYYYACNLEDIKDDCAKVVTLNGENIAIFKYDGKLSAISNVCKHQNGPLGEGKVIDGCVTCPWHGYQYEPHNGTSPPPFTEKVATYLLKLDGEKVFVDPKPQPEGTALEPITFES, encoded by the coding sequence ATGAGTGTAAACTATGCTGGTATATTATGGAATAAGCAAAAGAAGATTTACGATACAATCCTCTTTGTTTTCGTTTTAGGCTACCTAGGGCTATACATTGTTTTCACTGGGCTCTACAACCCGGAGTTAACAGCCGAAACCATGATTATCAGGGCAACTGCGACTTTAGCCCTATTACTACTGCACATTATTTTAGCTATTGGTCCGCTAGCCCGATTGAATTCCAAGTTTTTACCCCTCCTATACAACAGACGTCACTTAGGGGTGACCATGTTTTTGGTGGCTTTGGTACATGGGGTTTTTAGCATTATGCAATTCCACTCACTGGGTAGTAAAAACCCACTGATTTCTCTTTTCACCTCCAATGGTAGCTATAACAGCCTGGTAGAATTTCCATTCCAAGTATTAGGCTTTTTTGCCTTAATGATTCTATTTCTAATGGCCGCCACTAGCCATGATTTTTGGTTGAAAAACCTAAGCCCAAAAGTCTGGAAGGGTTTGCATATGATGGTCTATTTGGCCTATGCACTGATCATTATGCACGTAATGCTCGGTGTGGTTCAATTAGAATCATCCCCTTTTATTTACGGTGGCCTCATGCTGGGACTTATGATCATCATTGCCTTACACTTTGGATCGTCCATAAAGTCTGGAAGAGGTTTAGCATTGACTTCCAAAGGCTATTACTACGCCTGTAATTTAGAAGACATCAAAGATGATTGCGCAAAAGTCGTCACGTTGAATGGAGAAAATATCGCGATTTTTAAATACGATGGTAAACTCTCAGCGATCAGTAACGTCTGCAAACATCAAAATGGTCCACTTGGAGAAGGAAAGGTTATTGATGGTTGTGTGACTTGCCCGTGGCATGGCTACCAATATGAGCCTCACAATGGAACTTCTCCACCGCCTTTTACTGAAAAAGTAGCGACTTATTTATTGAAGCTTGATGGTGAAAAAGTGTTTGTCGATCCAAAACCACAACCAGAGGGCACTGCTCTAGAACCGATAACCTTTGAATCATAG
- a CDS encoding DUF2721 domain-containing protein, giving the protein MDNWVIPLTLLPGIGMMIMSTSNLATAISTEINNLLERQDCKPELIQKKISQMSLLNVAMVCLYISAAVFAVAGLIEGIFELRTEMHDGTLHQLLLVVGIAALVIASLLLITFSIRAVRIKHNQFLNSIHKD; this is encoded by the coding sequence ATGGATAACTGGGTAATTCCTTTAACACTATTACCTGGTATCGGCATGATGATCATGTCTACTTCTAACTTGGCCACCGCCATCAGCACTGAAATCAATAACCTCCTCGAACGCCAAGACTGTAAACCAGAACTGATCCAGAAAAAGATATCGCAGATGTCGCTACTTAACGTAGCGATGGTTTGTCTATACATTAGTGCCGCAGTTTTCGCAGTAGCCGGACTGATTGAAGGAATATTCGAGCTACGAACAGAAATGCATGATGGCACACTACATCAATTGCTTTTAGTAGTTGGCATAGCGGCACTGGTCATTGCTTCTTTGCTACTCATCACTTTTTCAATACGAGCAGTACGCATTAAGCACAACCAATTTTTAAATAGTATACATAAAGACTGA
- a CDS encoding thiamine pyrophosphate-dependent enzyme encodes MAKKMKWHKVLDDVKDLPEGRVMSANAEHQVLCLTHFEGKISALDNRCPHQGGPLGEGSIENGLLRCPWHGWDYHPCTGLAPGYDDGVETFLTKVEDGAVFVGIEEEAPHEATISDLMAETMVNWGVTKVFGMVGHSNLGFADAMRRQEEQGKLNFYGIRHEGAASFAASAYGKLTGKPAACFAIAGPGSTNMFTGLWDAKVDRAPILALTGQVATQVIGTGNFQEVDLVKAFGAVAEFNHATQSSSKHAELMGTAIKHAILKRDVSHLTFPDEVQELPVPENASPGTPDGRMTPLQIAPPQESLDEAITLFKKSKKPAIIVGHGARFNMPAIIEFAESINAPVMTTFKAKGQIADNHPLGCGVLGRSGTPIASWFMNEADMLCVFGASFSNHTGITDHIPTIQIDFDPLALSKFHKIDVPVWGEISVTVDLLKKGLSGKTDTVDRRDEVAKRWAIWKSEKAKRLLEDQGKGVSSIAVFDAMNKLTPANAVICADVGNNAYSLGRYFETKEHTFLMSGYLGSIGFAFPAAMGAWAAVGDSRPIIAVAGDGGFCQYLAELTTAVKYKMPIKLILLNNSELGKISKEQRAGEFDVWATELHNPNFSDYANSCGALGIRVESKDDLADAMKQVIAHDGPAMLEVMTDVGLI; translated from the coding sequence ATGGCTAAAAAAATGAAATGGCACAAAGTGCTAGACGACGTAAAAGACCTTCCTGAAGGCCGTGTCATGTCTGCCAACGCAGAACATCAAGTGTTGTGTTTAACCCATTTCGAAGGTAAGATTTCGGCACTCGATAATCGATGTCCGCACCAAGGAGGTCCTTTAGGAGAAGGAAGCATTGAAAATGGTTTGCTGAGGTGCCCATGGCATGGTTGGGACTACCATCCATGTACTGGCTTGGCCCCAGGATACGACGATGGCGTTGAGACTTTTCTGACTAAAGTAGAAGACGGGGCCGTTTTCGTGGGTATTGAAGAAGAAGCGCCACATGAGGCCACTATCTCAGATTTAATGGCTGAAACCATGGTGAATTGGGGTGTTACAAAGGTATTTGGCATGGTTGGCCATTCTAATCTTGGATTTGCCGACGCCATGCGCAGACAAGAGGAACAAGGCAAGTTAAACTTCTATGGCATCAGACATGAGGGTGCCGCATCATTCGCTGCGTCAGCCTATGGAAAACTAACCGGTAAACCTGCGGCATGCTTTGCTATAGCAGGCCCTGGATCGACTAATATGTTTACAGGGCTTTGGGATGCTAAGGTAGACAGAGCACCAATACTCGCCCTTACTGGCCAAGTGGCTACACAAGTAATCGGTACGGGTAACTTTCAAGAGGTGGACTTAGTAAAGGCTTTTGGGGCAGTAGCCGAATTTAACCATGCTACTCAGAGTTCTAGTAAACATGCCGAACTGATGGGAACGGCCATCAAACATGCGATTTTAAAAAGAGATGTCTCTCATTTAACCTTCCCAGACGAAGTACAAGAACTGCCTGTCCCTGAAAATGCAAGCCCTGGCACACCTGATGGAAGAATGACACCACTACAAATTGCGCCACCACAAGAAAGTCTGGATGAAGCCATTACCCTATTTAAAAAATCTAAGAAACCTGCGATTATCGTTGGTCATGGTGCACGGTTTAATATGCCAGCAATCATCGAATTTGCTGAAAGTATTAATGCACCGGTGATGACTACATTTAAAGCCAAGGGACAGATTGCAGACAACCATCCGCTGGGCTGCGGTGTACTCGGAAGAAGTGGAACACCAATAGCTTCTTGGTTTATGAATGAAGCCGATATGCTTTGTGTGTTTGGAGCGTCTTTCTCAAACCATACGGGCATTACTGATCATATTCCAACAATTCAAATCGACTTTGACCCACTAGCACTCAGTAAATTTCATAAGATCGATGTTCCTGTTTGGGGTGAAATCTCGGTGACTGTTGACTTATTGAAAAAAGGGCTTTCGGGTAAAACAGATACAGTTGATCGTCGCGATGAAGTTGCTAAGCGTTGGGCTATTTGGAAATCGGAAAAAGCAAAGAGATTATTAGAAGACCAGGGTAAAGGTGTCAGCTCGATCGCGGTATTTGATGCGATGAACAAATTAACGCCAGCAAACGCCGTTATCTGTGCAGATGTAGGAAACAACGCTTATTCCCTAGGTCGATATTTCGAGACAAAAGAGCATACCTTTCTGATGTCGGGGTACTTAGGTTCCATTGGCTTCGCTTTTCCAGCAGCCATGGGTGCTTGGGCTGCTGTAGGTGATTCTAGACCGATAATTGCCGTTGCAGGTGATGGTGGTTTCTGTCAGTACTTGGCAGAATTGACTACAGCGGTAAAATACAAGATGCCTATTAAGTTGATCTTACTGAATAATTCAGAACTAGGTAAAATTTCTAAAGAACAGCGCGCAGGAGAATTTGATGTTTGGGCTACTGAACTTCACAATCCTAATTTCTCTGATTATGCCAATAGTTGTGGCGCTTTGGGGATTCGGGTAGAAAGTAAAGACGATTTAGCCGATGCTATGAAACAAGTGATAGCGCACGATGGACCTGCTATGTTAGAAGTTATGACAGATGTAGGACTAATCTAG
- a CDS encoding DUF427 domain-containing protein yields the protein MKAIWNDEIIAESNETVVVEGNHYFPHESIKKEYFKSSSTHSNCPWKGIASYYTIEVNGSENPDAAWYYPETSELAKGIKNYVAFWKGVKIED from the coding sequence ATGAAAGCAATTTGGAATGATGAGATTATCGCCGAAAGTAATGAAACGGTAGTCGTTGAAGGAAACCATTATTTCCCTCATGAGTCTATCAAAAAAGAATACTTTAAATCGAGTAGTACACACTCCAACTGTCCGTGGAAAGGAATAGCAAGTTACTACACGATTGAAGTAAACGGTTCTGAAAATCCAGATGCCGCTTGGTACTATCCTGAAACCTCAGAATTGGCGAAAGGCATTAAGAATTACGTCGCTTTTTGGAAAGGCGTCAAAATCGAAGATTGA